One window from the genome of Musa acuminata AAA Group cultivar baxijiao chromosome BXJ1-4, Cavendish_Baxijiao_AAA, whole genome shotgun sequence encodes:
- the LOC135664781 gene encoding pathogenesis-related protein 1-like has product MRSSNSALAMLFAVALAMASTGTLAQNSPQDFVSPHNAARAAVGVGPVSWDNTVAAYAQNYANQRAADCQLVHSGGPYGENIFWGSGRDYTAADAVNAWVSEKQYYDYNSNTCAPNKVCGHYTQVVWRSSTAIGCGRVRCNSGAIFIICNYKPPGNYVGQRPY; this is encoded by the coding sequence ATGAGGTCCTCAAACTCAGCTTTGGCTATGCTCTTCGCCGTGGCTCTTGCCATGGCATCCACCGGTACCCTAGCCCAGAACTCGCCCCAGGACTTCGTGAGCCCCCACAACGCCGCCCGCGCCGCCGTCGGCGTCGGCCCCGTGTCGTGGGACAACACCGTCGCGGCGTACGCCCAGAACTACGCCAACCAGCGGGCGGCCGACTGCCAGCTCGTGCACTCCGGTGGGCCGTACGGCGAGAACATCTTCTGGGGCTCCGGCCGCGACTACACGGCGGCAGACGCCGTCAACGCCTGGGTCTCCGAGAAGCAGTACTACGACTACAACAGCAACACGTGCGCCCCTAACAAGGTGTGTGGCCACTACACGCAGGTTGTGTGGCGTTCGTCCACGGCCATCGGCTGCGGCCGTGTGCGCTGCAACAGCGGCGCCATCTTCATCATCTGCAACTACAAACCTCCGGGCAACTATGTGGGGCAGCGCCCTTACTAA
- the LOC135664766 gene encoding pathogenesis-related protein 1-like has translation MRSSNPALAMLCTVALAMACTSTLAQNSPQDFVSPHNAARTAVGVGPVSWDSTVAAYAQNYANQRKADCQLVHSRGPYGENIFWGSGRDYTAADAVNSWVSEKQDYDYNSNKCAPNKVCGHYTQVVWRSSTAIGCGRVRCNNGGIFITCNYKPPGNYAGQRPY, from the coding sequence ATGAGGTCCTCAAACCCAGCTTTGGCTATGCTCTGCACCGTGGCTCTTGCCATGGCCTGCACCAGTACCCTAGCCCAGAACTCGCCCCAGGACTTCGTGAGCCCCCACAACGCCGCCCGCACCGCCGTCGGCGTCGGCCCCGTGTCGTGGGACAGCACCGTCGCGGCGTACGCCCAGAACTACGCCAACCAGCGGAAGGCCGACTGCCAGCTCGTGCACTCCAGAGGGCCGTACGGTGAGAACATCTTCTGGGGCTCCGGCCGCGACTACACGGCGGCAGACGCCGTCAACTCCTGGGTCTCAGAGAAGCAGGACTACGACTACAACAGCAACAAGTGCGCCCCTAACAAGGTGTGCGGCCACTACACGCAGGTTGTGTGGCGTTCGTCCACGGCCATCGGGTGCGGCCGTGTGCGCTGCAACAACGGCGGCATCTTCATCACCTGCAACTACAAACCTCCGGGCAACTATGCGGGGCAGCGCCCTTACTAA
- the LOC103982937 gene encoding uncharacterized protein LOC103982937 isoform X2: MMVSGDKGHMKEEENEEVEEEEDGVAQHEIDDEEAEGVGDDDINEQDNEQGDEQDDQERVDEEAEDAEEFFNEENRDDQVEVSELMDDQEPKEGSSQRSHEERNKRDDASGSAHQENQVTGTEDRIHSVDEEQLMNNEKDVETENTTGRKDNDSKDYNSTSVSVVFTMGNGTIQNDSLIINGTALEKIEQELSPADNQTKLQANSTIAISSDNQVKMLQTDSPIRITSNETKGKTNSVLIENVTLSGSSVHGQNTTIMLRSSEEDNSNLRRMVEEQLKKSNTSILQNSSEVLSAMSISVNKNRDTVEEDSTGISQRMVIEEARDARTGPSTFSASKMM; this comes from the coding sequence ATGATGGTTTCTGGGGATAAAGGCCATatgaaggaagaagaaaatgaagaagtcgaggaggaagaagatggagtAGCTCAGCATGAGATAGACGATGAGGAAGCTGAAGGGGTTGGAGATGATGACATCAATGAGCAAGATAATGAGCAAGGCGACGAGCAGGATGATCAAGAGAGAGTAGATGAGGAAGCTGAAGATGCAGAAGAGTTTTTTAATGaggaaaacagggatgatcaagttGAGGTATCTGAGCTGATGGATGACCAAGAACCCAAGGAGGGTTCTTCCCAGAGGTCACACgaagaaagaaataaaagagaTGATGCTTCCGGTTCTGCGCATCAAGAAAACCAGGTGACGGGAACAGAAGATAGAATTCACAGTGTGGATGAGGAGCAACTGATGAACAATGAGAAGGATGTGGAGACTGAAAATACTACTGGCAGAAAGGATAATGATTCCAAGGATTACAACAGTACTAGTGTCTCTGTTGTATTCACCATGGGCAATGGTACCATTCAGAACGATAGTCTAATCATAAATGGGACTGCTTTGGAAAAAATTGAGCAAGAGCTTTCTCCTGCTGacaatcaaacaaagctgcaggccAACTCTACGATAGCAATTTCATCTGATAATCAAGTGAAAATGTTGCAGACTGATTCACCAATACGTATCACTagcaatgaaaccaaaggaaaaactAACTCTGTGCTTATTGAGAATGTAACTCTTAGTGGGAGCTCAGTTCATGGTCAAAATACCACGATTATGTTGAGAAGTTCAGAAGAAGATAACTCCAACTTGAGAAGAATGGTGGAGGAACAACTCAAGAAGTCCAACACATCCATTTTACAAAATAGCTCTGAAGTACTCTCCGCCATGTCTATCTCTGTGAATAAAAATAGAGACACAGTTGAGGAAGATTCAACTGGTATTTCACAAAGAATGGTCATAGAAGAAGCAAGAGATGCTCGTACTGGTCCATCGACCTTCTCTGCATCCAAAATGATGTAA
- the LOC103982937 gene encoding uncharacterized protein LOC103982937 isoform X1, whose translation MMRQASSRNQRNKRIRVRYVLQICLLAAVCFWLLYQLKHSYDRKKSLDEHDSTILNNVVDGQLEILDLGRKDLPHEKMMVSGDKGHMKEEENEEVEEEEDGVAQHEIDDEEAEGVGDDDINEQDNEQGDEQDDQERVDEEAEDAEEFFNEENRDDQVEVSELMDDQEPKEGSSQRSHEERNKRDDASGSAHQENQVTGTEDRIHSVDEEQLMNNEKDVETENTTGRKDNDSKDYNSTSVSVVFTMGNGTIQNDSLIINGTALEKIEQELSPADNQTKLQANSTIAISSDNQVKMLQTDSPIRITSNETKGKTNSVLIENVTLSGSSVHGQNTTIMLRSSEEDNSNLRRMVEEQLKKSNTSILQNSSEVLSAMSISVNKNRDTVEEDSTGISQRMVIEEARDARTGPSTFSASKMM comes from the coding sequence ATGATGAGGCAGGCATCTAGTAGGAATCAAAGGAACAAACGGATAAGAGTGAGATATGTTCTTCAGATTTGTCTCTTGGCTGCTGTGTGCTTCTGGTTGCTTTATCAGCTGAAGCACTCATATGACAGGAAGAAGTCATTGGACGAGCATGACTCGACGATATTGAACAATGTGGTCGATGGCCAGCTGGAAATTTTAGACCTTGGTAGGAAGGACCTCCCACATGAGAAGATGATGGTTTCTGGGGATAAAGGCCATatgaaggaagaagaaaatgaagaagtcgaggaggaagaagatggagtAGCTCAGCATGAGATAGACGATGAGGAAGCTGAAGGGGTTGGAGATGATGACATCAATGAGCAAGATAATGAGCAAGGCGACGAGCAGGATGATCAAGAGAGAGTAGATGAGGAAGCTGAAGATGCAGAAGAGTTTTTTAATGaggaaaacagggatgatcaagttGAGGTATCTGAGCTGATGGATGACCAAGAACCCAAGGAGGGTTCTTCCCAGAGGTCACACgaagaaagaaataaaagagaTGATGCTTCCGGTTCTGCGCATCAAGAAAACCAGGTGACGGGAACAGAAGATAGAATTCACAGTGTGGATGAGGAGCAACTGATGAACAATGAGAAGGATGTGGAGACTGAAAATACTACTGGCAGAAAGGATAATGATTCCAAGGATTACAACAGTACTAGTGTCTCTGTTGTATTCACCATGGGCAATGGTACCATTCAGAACGATAGTCTAATCATAAATGGGACTGCTTTGGAAAAAATTGAGCAAGAGCTTTCTCCTGCTGacaatcaaacaaagctgcaggccAACTCTACGATAGCAATTTCATCTGATAATCAAGTGAAAATGTTGCAGACTGATTCACCAATACGTATCACTagcaatgaaaccaaaggaaaaactAACTCTGTGCTTATTGAGAATGTAACTCTTAGTGGGAGCTCAGTTCATGGTCAAAATACCACGATTATGTTGAGAAGTTCAGAAGAAGATAACTCCAACTTGAGAAGAATGGTGGAGGAACAACTCAAGAAGTCCAACACATCCATTTTACAAAATAGCTCTGAAGTACTCTCCGCCATGTCTATCTCTGTGAATAAAAATAGAGACACAGTTGAGGAAGATTCAACTGGTATTTCACAAAGAATGGTCATAGAAGAAGCAAGAGATGCTCGTACTGGTCCATCGACCTTCTCTGCATCCAAAATGATGTAA